In Bactrocera oleae isolate idBacOlea1 chromosome 3, idBacOlea1, whole genome shotgun sequence, a genomic segment contains:
- the LOC106615378 gene encoding uncharacterized protein, which translates to MKPTFEVELKSHILLLLCLNICSARWESAYEHLCDKKGCSYLVRLDDIVEKIPHQLFFDWEWNGFYTVYMDEESNSFQYGHEICVDVNGCNGTFICAQIHEMTKLKEQVALNVAGRVLVNNVVIYSDDAMTFTFSGVENLIAMPTDVENFLVELGY; encoded by the exons ATGAAGCCAACATTTGAAGTCGAGCTAAAATCACATATCTTGCTACTACTTTGCCTAAATATTTGCTCAGCCAGATGGGAGAGTGCGTATGAGCACTTATGTGATAAAAAAGGCTGCAGTTATCTGGTGAGATTGGATGATATTGTGGAGAAGATTCCGCATCAAT TATTTTTCGATTGGGAATGGAACGGCTTTTATACTGTGTATATGGATGAAGAGTCGAACAGTTTTCAGTATGGTCATGAGATATGTGTGGATGTGAACGGCTGTAATGGCACATTTATTTGCGCTCAAATCCATGAAATGACCAAATTAAAGGAGCAGGTGGCTCTTAATGTTGCGGGTCGTGTTCTTGTAAATAATGTGGTGATTTATTCAGACGATGCTATGACATTTACTTTTTCAGGCGTAGAGAATTTAATAGCAATGCCAACGgatgtggaaaattttttagtaGAATTGGGTTATTGA